CGGCACGCAGAATGATTTCAACAGTGCACAACCAGCAGGCTTGCCACATTACTTTGGAGGCCGCGAGTCCCCCCCTGCCTACTCCACCACGGCGCCCGACCCGCAAGGCCTGCCATCTCCAACCTTCCACTCCCCTCTTTATTCCCCCACACCCAAGAAGGGCGAAGTAATTCTCGAGTTCAGGAATGGGCAATTAATAGAGGTCGAATCGCTGGTAGTTTCTATCAACACAAGGCAAACACTTTCCAACTCAGGCGCGACTTCAGGGTTTGCCCGACTGCGTGCTACAAACACACAGAGGGACTGGATACGAAATAACAGACCGCTGCAAACCGATAACGGAATACTCGAAGCAGTGAGCAACGGCCAAATACTCAGCCGTATGCGAACAGATGTTCAGGAAACCCAATAGCCAGAGTCATGCACCATAGCGTGGCTCTCCTCAACCTCTTAACGCCGGTCCGTAGCCGGCAAAAACACCGCCAACAACCCAAACAACGGCAGGAACGAGCAAACCCCATACACATACTCGATCCCACGCAGATCCGCCACATACCCCAGCAGCGCCGCGCCAATCCCGCCGAAGCCGAACATCAGCCCGAAGAAGATCCCGGCGATCATCCCGACATTGCCTGGCACCAGTTCCTGGGCATACACCACGATGGCCGAGAACGCCGACGCCAGGACGAAACCGATCACCACGCTGAGCACGGTGGTCCAGAACAGGTCGGCATACGGCAGCGCCAGGGTGAACGGCGCCACCCCGAGGATCGAGAACCAGATCACCGCCTTGCGCCCGATGCGGTCACCGATCGGCCCGCCGAAGAAGGTGCCCGCCGCCACCGCGCCGAGGAACAGGAACAGGTGCAACTGCGAACTGGCTACCGACAGCTGGAACTTCTCGATCAGGTAGAAGGTGAAGTAGCTGGTGAAGCTGGACATATAGAAGTACTTGGAGAACACCAGCAGGCCCAGCACCACCAGCGCCAGGATCACCCGCTGGCGCGAGATGCCGTGGGTGGCCGGCACCGCCTTGCGCGCCTTGGCCTGGTTGAGGTGCTCCTTGTACCAGCGGCGC
This window of the Pseudomonas mosselii genome carries:
- a CDS encoding MFS transporter, which codes for MAISSTTTSSAGNPANQASPLVMRIIGFCALAHLINDLIQSVLPAIYPMLKANYDLSFAQIGLITLTFQITASLLQPWVGFFTDKRPTPNLLPLGTLCTLVGIVMLAFVGSFPMILLASALVGIGSSTFHPETSRIARLASGGRFGLAQSSFQVGGNAGSALGPLLAAAIVIPFGQTHVAWFGLAGLFFFAVTLMLRRWYKEHLNQAKARKAVPATHGISRQRVILALVVLGLLVFSKYFYMSSFTSYFTFYLIEKFQLSVASSQLHLFLFLGAVAAGTFFGGPIGDRIGRKAVIWFSILGVAPFTLALPYADLFWTTVLSVVIGFVLASAFSAIVVYAQELVPGNVGMIAGIFFGLMFGFGGIGAALLGYVADLRGIEYVYGVCSFLPLFGLLAVFLPATDRR
- a CDS encoding RHS repeat-associated core domain-containing protein, whose product is MQGSVLLRHARGNHNATPYCTYGYTPLNPQQLLLGFNSVRIEPAGIYLLGNGYRAFHPSLMRFGSPDTASPFNAGGINAYPYCQSDPVNRTDPDGHMMRRIRTLLGGRDTSAVPIANTAVTSPSIPEFGTQNDFNSAQPAGLPHYFGGRESPPAYSTTAPDPQGLPSPTFHSPLYSPTPKKGEVILEFRNGQLIEVESLVVSINTRQTLSNSGATSGFARLRATNTQRDWIRNNRPLQTDNGILEAVSNGQILSRMRTDVQETQ